From a single Vitis vinifera cultivar Pinot Noir 40024 chromosome 18, ASM3070453v1 genomic region:
- the LOC100258486 gene encoding ethylene-responsive transcription factor ERF022, with the protein MKNRADPHAPIPSYRGVRKRKWGKWVSEIREPGKKTRIWLGSYEAPEMAAAAYDVAALHLKGHRAELNFPELAPSFPRPTSFSPEDVQFASAQAALHIKSIASGDVSARSPSRVGMSSVPTRVGLSASEIREINEWPMDSPRMWMMELREEPLVLSDEIFELSEWEEVENQYSIWDL; encoded by the coding sequence atgaaaaatcgagccGATCCTCACGCGCCGATACCGTCGTACCGGGGCGTCCGGAAGCGGAAATGGGGGAAATGGGTGTCGGAAATCCGCGAGCCGGGGAAGAAGACCCGCATTTGGCTCGGCAGCTACGAGGCCCCCGAGATGGCGGCGGCGGCCTACGACGTGGCCGCGCTCCACCTCAAGGGCCACAGGGCGGAGCTCAATTTCCCCGAGCTGGCGCCGAGCTTCCCTCGGCCGACTAGCTTCAGTCCCGAGGACGTGCAGTTCGCGTCGGCGCAGGCGGCATTGCATATAAAAAGCATAGCGTCGGGGGACGTTTCGGCGAGGTCGCCGTCCAGGGTGGGTATGAGCTCGGTTCCGACTCGGGTTGGGTTGTCAGCGAGTGAGATTCGGGAGATTAACGAGTGGCCGATGGACTCGCCCAGGATGTGGATGATGGAGTTGAGAGAGGAGCCTCTGGTCTTGAGTGATGAGATATTCGAACTCAGTGAGTGGGAAGAAGTGGAAAATCAGTATTCAATTTGGGATTTAtag